A genomic region of Gossypium hirsutum isolate 1008001.06 chromosome D01, Gossypium_hirsutum_v2.1, whole genome shotgun sequence contains the following coding sequences:
- the LOC107921276 gene encoding leucine-rich repeat extensin-like protein 5, whose amino-acid sequence MANTHNKSLSTFLLLFSSIILSFFVKTKQDNPCPYPCYPPPTATGTPIQTPPVSYSPPSQTGLYPPPGTLPTGNLPYFPPPPPPPPPSPYGNSLYGQPPPDPILPYFPYYYRKPPHQTDDQSSATKASTGKPWMIMIATTNLFVFVFLLFRELVSS is encoded by the coding sequence ATGGCCAACACACACAATAAATCTCTATCTACCTTCCTCCTCCTCTTCTCCTCCATAATTCTCAGCTTCTTTGTTAAAACCAAGCAAGATAATCCATGTCCATATCCATGTTATCCTCCACCGACAGCCACCGGCACGCCCATTCAAACGCCACCGGTTAGTTATTCACCACCTTCACAAACAGGACTATACCCTCCACCGGGGACACTACCAACAGGGAACTTGCCGTATtttccaccaccaccaccaccaccaccaccatcaccTTATGGTAACTCCTTATATGGTCAGCCCCCTCCAGACCCTATCTTGCCTTATTTCCCCTACTACTATCGGAAACCTCCTCACCAAACTGATGATCAGTCATCGGCAACAAAAGCTAGCACTGGAAAACCATGGATGATCATGATTGCAACTACAAATCTGtttgtatttgtttttttattgtttaggGAATTAGTAAGTAGTTAA